The following coding sequences are from one Deinococcus planocerae window:
- a CDS encoding NADH-quinone oxidoreductase subunit 15: protein MAHASDGHLYAQWVELLGWLEAEAAARGLAFQKVADFPDYIYRMERPYDLPTTVMSVALTTGGQPLLVAAVSPRHVDLKGVSLRLMGGSKHWHLHAGERGLLEGKRPFTRDRLGLILDGAMKGVA from the coding sequence ATGGCACACGCATCCGACGGGCACCTGTACGCGCAGTGGGTCGAGCTTCTGGGCTGGCTGGAGGCGGAGGCCGCCGCGCGGGGTCTGGCCTTCCAGAAGGTCGCCGACTTCCCCGACTACATCTACCGCATGGAGCGCCCCTACGACCTGCCCACCACCGTCATGAGCGTGGCCCTGACGACGGGCGGCCAGCCTCTCCTCGTCGCGGCGGTCAGCCCCCGGCATGTGGACCTGAAGGGCGTGTCTTTACGGCTGATGGGCGGCAGCAAACACTGGCACCTGCACGCGGGCGAGCGCGGATTGCTGGAGGGCAAGCGCCCCTTCACCCGCGACCGGCTGGGGTTGATTCTCGACGGGGCGATGAAGGGGGTGGCGTAG
- a CDS encoding AAA family ATPase: MRRVLVTGTTGSGKTTLARALAARLGLPHGEQDAWNHLPGWQEAPPEQFRAQVDALTAQPAWVMDGNYSKARDLGWTRADTLVWLDYPAPLVFWRLLRRTVRRGLTREELWNGNREHLGVNLLTRNGILAWFFRTHWKRRREMPGLVAGYPHLRVVRLRSPREADRWLASLIPEAASVPPPRSA; the protein is encoded by the coding sequence ATGCGGCGTGTCCTCGTCACCGGAACCACGGGCAGCGGCAAGACGACCCTCGCCCGCGCCCTGGCCGCCCGCCTGGGCCTGCCGCACGGCGAGCAGGACGCCTGGAACCACCTCCCCGGCTGGCAGGAGGCGCCGCCGGAGCAGTTTCGCGCGCAGGTGGACGCCTTGACCGCGCAGCCCGCCTGGGTGATGGACGGCAACTACAGCAAGGCCCGCGACCTGGGCTGGACGCGGGCCGACACGCTGGTGTGGCTGGATTACCCGGCCCCGCTCGTCTTCTGGAGGTTGCTGCGGCGCACCGTGCGGCGGGGCCTGACCCGCGAGGAGCTGTGGAACGGCAACCGCGAGCACCTGGGAGTCAACCTCCTGACCCGGAACGGCATCCTCGCCTGGTTTTTCCGCACCCACTGGAAGCGGCGCCGGGAGATGCCCGGCCTCGTCGCGGGGTATCCGCACCTCCGGGTCGTGCGGCTGCGCTCCCCCCGCGAGGCCGACCGCTGGCTCGCCTCCCTCATCCCTGAAGCAGCATCCGTCCCCCCGCCGCGTTCAGCCTGA
- a CDS encoding alpha-amylase family glycosyl hydrolase: MNTNWAGEAQHDHTPGYTERLGAEVGETVRIRVRVTLPVTEVKLKLVRVGEVELLPAREVTGLGGEGRWFEAELPVHEARVRYAWLLLFPDDHLNLTGLGLHHSRRGFRNWFQYLAGHVSPEWAWRSVFYQIFPDRFRNGDPANDVRTGEYLYAGRPVEHAEWGSPITKSGDVHAHYGGDLQGVTQALPYLQDLGVNALWLTPIFVSPSNHRYDISNYRHVDPHLGGDAAWEELSAAAGEAGIRLVLDGVFNHMGNENGLFRAALEREDAPERALFTWRDEPGKPSYHAFFDVPTLPKIDYRNEFAVQEFFSGEESVVRHWLRQGAAGWRLDVAHMIGTGGTDEDNLPLHRALKAAAREERPDAYVFGERFYDPEHALDGRGEDGAMNYHGFGLPVMQWLSGETHLGEPSRLDGVELADILWDAYHALPPQVALSMFNLLESHDISRALKRVDDDRTRFLAAFTLLMGYAGVPCTYYGSEIGLSQHTRGQMPWCRESMPWDEARWDQELRARVRALIHLRRETHVLQEGNLRFLHAEPDAMAFLREFTHADGRAERAVVLASRRGEGHEVTLTLPGGEWRDGLSGEVLEGGEVRLNAAGGRMLLQG; this comes from the coding sequence ATGAACACGAACTGGGCGGGAGAGGCACAGCACGACCACACGCCGGGTTACACCGAACGGCTGGGCGCGGAGGTCGGCGAGACGGTCCGCATCCGGGTCCGGGTGACGCTCCCGGTCACCGAGGTCAAACTCAAGCTCGTGCGGGTGGGTGAGGTCGAGTTGCTCCCGGCGCGGGAGGTGACGGGGCTGGGCGGAGAAGGCCGCTGGTTCGAGGCCGAGCTGCCCGTCCACGAGGCGAGGGTCCGTTACGCCTGGCTGCTCCTCTTCCCCGACGACCACCTCAACCTCACCGGGCTGGGGTTGCACCACTCGCGGCGGGGCTTCCGCAACTGGTTCCAGTACCTCGCGGGGCACGTCTCGCCCGAGTGGGCGTGGCGCAGCGTCTTCTACCAGATCTTCCCCGACCGCTTCCGCAACGGCGACCCCGCGAACGACGTGCGGACGGGCGAGTACCTGTACGCCGGGCGGCCCGTCGAGCACGCCGAGTGGGGCTCGCCCATCACGAAGTCGGGCGACGTGCACGCGCACTACGGCGGCGACCTCCAGGGGGTCACGCAGGCCCTTCCGTACCTGCAAGACCTCGGCGTGAACGCCCTGTGGCTCACCCCGATCTTCGTCAGCCCGTCGAATCACCGCTACGACATCAGCAACTACCGGCACGTGGACCCGCACCTGGGAGGGGACGCGGCGTGGGAGGAGCTGTCGGCGGCGGCGGGTGAGGCGGGCATCCGCCTCGTGCTCGACGGCGTGTTCAACCACATGGGCAACGAGAACGGGCTGTTCCGGGCGGCGCTGGAGCGGGAGGACGCCCCCGAGCGGGCCCTTTTCACCTGGCGGGACGAGCCGGGCAAGCCGTCCTACCACGCCTTTTTCGACGTGCCGACCCTGCCGAAGATCGACTACCGCAACGAATTCGCGGTGCAGGAGTTCTTCAGCGGCGAGGAGAGCGTCGTGCGCCACTGGCTGCGGCAGGGGGCGGCGGGCTGGCGACTCGACGTGGCGCACATGATCGGGACGGGGGGAACGGACGAGGACAACCTCCCGCTGCACCGGGCTCTCAAGGCGGCGGCGCGGGAAGAGAGACCGGACGCCTACGTCTTCGGCGAACGCTTCTACGACCCCGAGCACGCGCTCGACGGGCGGGGCGAGGACGGGGCGATGAACTACCACGGCTTCGGCCTGCCGGTGATGCAGTGGCTCAGCGGCGAGACGCACCTGGGCGAGCCGAGCCGCCTGGATGGGGTAGAACTCGCCGACATCCTCTGGGACGCCTACCACGCCCTGCCGCCCCAGGTCGCGCTGAGCATGTTCAACCTCCTGGAGTCGCACGACATCTCGCGGGCTCTCAAACGTGTAGACGACGACCGCACCCGCTTCCTGGCCGCCTTCACGCTTCTGATGGGGTACGCGGGCGTGCCCTGCACGTACTACGGCTCGGAGATCGGCCTCTCACAGCACACGCGCGGCCAGATGCCGTGGTGCCGCGAGAGCATGCCCTGGGACGAGGCGAGGTGGGATCAGGAGTTGCGGGCGAGGGTCCGGGCCCTCATCCACCTGCGCCGCGAGACGCACGTCCTGCAAGAGGGGAACCTCCGCTTCCTGCACGCGGAGCCGGACGCGATGGCCTTCCTGCGCGAGTTCACGCACGCGGACGGGCGGGCAGAGCGGGCGGTCGTGCTTGCCAGCCGCCGCGGGGAGGGGCACGAGGTCACCCTCACCCTCCCGGGAGGCGAGTGGCGGGACGGGCTGAGCGGAGAGGTGCTTGAGGGCGGCGAGGTCAGGCTGAACGCGGCGGGGGGACGGATGCTGCTTCAGGGATGA
- the ispG gene encoding flavodoxin-dependent (E)-4-hydroxy-3-methylbut-2-enyl-diphosphate synthase, with product MTARRQTVTTWVGNVPVGSAHPVVVQSMTNTDTANAEATAIQVAQLARAGSEIVRVTVNTREAAAALPEIVARLHEVGIDVPIVGDFHYNGHILLAEFPETARLLAKYRINPGNVGAGQHHDANFATMIEVAKAFGKPVRIGVNWGSLDQQVLARLMDENARRGSPKSGTDVMIDAMVVSALESARYAEKLGLPHDKIIISVKVSSAPELWQVYRQLAPLCDYPLHLGLTEAGMGMKGIVASSVALAPLLVDGIGDTIRVSLTPEPGAPRKLEVEVAQQMLQSLGLRQFLPQVTSCPGCGRTTSTFFQELAQKIQDYIRDAMPVWKARYPGVEEMQVAVMGCIVNGPGESKHANIGISLPGTGEDPRAPVYQDGKLLTTLRGPRIAEDFQELLERYVEERYGRERAGV from the coding sequence ATGACCGCCCGCCGCCAGACCGTCACCACCTGGGTGGGGAACGTGCCCGTGGGGAGCGCCCACCCCGTTGTCGTGCAGTCCATGACGAACACCGACACCGCCAACGCCGAGGCCACCGCGATCCAGGTCGCCCAGCTCGCCCGCGCCGGGTCCGAGATCGTCCGCGTGACCGTGAACACCCGCGAGGCCGCTGCCGCCCTTCCCGAGATCGTCGCCCGGCTCCACGAGGTCGGCATCGACGTGCCCATCGTCGGCGACTTCCACTACAACGGCCACATCCTCCTCGCCGAGTTCCCCGAGACCGCCCGTCTCCTCGCCAAGTACCGGATCAACCCCGGCAACGTCGGCGCGGGGCAGCACCACGACGCCAACTTCGCCACGATGATCGAGGTCGCCAAGGCGTTCGGCAAACCCGTCCGCATCGGCGTGAACTGGGGGTCCCTCGATCAACAGGTCCTCGCCCGGTTGATGGACGAGAACGCCCGGCGCGGCAGCCCCAAGAGCGGCACCGACGTGATGATCGACGCGATGGTCGTCTCGGCCCTGGAGTCGGCCCGCTACGCCGAGAAACTCGGCCTCCCGCACGACAAAATCATCATCTCCGTCAAGGTCAGCTCCGCCCCCGAGCTGTGGCAGGTCTACCGCCAGCTCGCGCCGCTGTGCGACTACCCCCTGCACCTCGGCCTGACGGAGGCGGGCATGGGCATGAAGGGCATCGTCGCTTCGAGCGTGGCGCTCGCTCCCCTCCTCGTGGACGGCATCGGCGACACCATCCGTGTTTCGCTGACCCCCGAGCCCGGCGCCCCCCGCAAGCTGGAGGTGGAGGTCGCCCAGCAGATGCTCCAGAGCCTCGGCCTGCGTCAGTTCCTCCCCCAGGTGACCTCCTGCCCGGGCTGCGGGCGCACGACCTCCACCTTCTTTCAGGAACTCGCCCAGAAGATTCAGGACTACATCCGGGACGCGATGCCCGTCTGGAAGGCGAGGTACCCCGGCGTCGAGGAGATGCAGGTGGCCGTGATGGGCTGCATCGTGAACGGCCCCGGCGAGAGCAAGCACGCCAACATCGGCATTTCCCTGCCCGGCACGGGCGAGGACCCGCGCGCGCCGGTATACCAGGACGGCAAGCTGCTGACGACGCTGCGGGGGCCGCGCATCGCCGAGGACTTTCAGGAGTTGCTGGAGCGGTACGTGGAGGAGCGGTACGGTCGGGAGCGGGCGGGCGTCTGA